A single genomic interval of Oreochromis aureus strain Israel breed Guangdong linkage group 12, ZZ_aureus, whole genome shotgun sequence harbors:
- the rtn4r gene encoding reticulon-4 receptor — MKTVIIDGGRLLFLVMWLNLVPQTDSCPAKCVCYREPRPTVACQQQGLFSIPTEIPARSQRIFLQSNKLTVVRSTSFSSCHNLTVLWLYSNNISYIEAGAFYGLEKLEELDIGDNSNLRTISPTAFRGLTKLHTLHLHRCGLSELPVGVFRGMFSLQYLYLQDNNILTLHDDTFLDLGNLTYLHLHNNKIKIVTDNMFRGLINLDRLLLHQNRVIYVQPRAFSDLGKLKSLFLFFNNLTVLTGETMDPLVSLQYLRLNGNQWICDCRARSLWDWFKRFKGSSSELECNVPEFLAGKDLKRLKSQDLEGCVETPQIQTNLFSSKPQSGKFLSTESPVGDTIPRCCLGDNDKSSILSGKSRQITNNPLKEKENMSKTKYKDPERTKNETQNKQNDGPLGTLSNTLEKSLENLNPDLIDNLESSTASNKKKKKCSKKPKSDTHCIKGRGSNLQVLHFLFIPMTWISLAMS, encoded by the coding sequence GGGGGCGACTCCTTTTTCTGGTGATGTGGCTGAACCTTGTGCCtcagactgacagctgtcctgcCAAGTGTGTGTGCTACAGAGAACCCAGGCCCACTGTGGCTTGCCAACAACAAGGACTGTTTTCCATCCCTACTGAGATCCCAGCACGGAGCCAACGAATATTTCTCCAGAGCAACAAGCTGACGGTGGTACGGTCCACCAGTTTCAGTTCTTGCCATAATCTTACTGTTCTCTGGCTGTACTCCAACAACATCAGCTACATTGAGGCTGGAGCCTTTTATGGCTTGGAAAAACTGGAGGAACTGGACATTGGAGACAACAGCAACCTCCGCACCATCAGCCCAACAGCCTTCCGGGGCTTAACTAAGCTGCATACCCTTCACCTGCACAGGTGTGGCCTGTCAGAGCTCCCTGTTGGGGTTTTCCGAGGAATGTTCTCTCTACAGTACCTTTATCTGCAGGACAATAACATTCTAACCCTGCATGATGACACTTTTCTGGATCTTGGTAACCTCACCTATCTCCACCTGCACAATAACAAGATCAAGATAGTAACAGACAACATGTTTCGGGGGTTAATCAATCTGGACCGGCTGCTGCTACACCAAAACCGGGTTATTTATGTCCAACCCAGGGCTTTTAGTGATCTCGGTAAGCTGAAATCCTTGTTCTTGTTCTTCAACAATCTTACCGTCTTGACAGGGGAGACCATGGACCCACTGGTTTCTCTCCAGTATTTGCGTTTAAATGGGAATCAGTGGATTTGTGATTGTCGGGCCAGAAGCTTGTGGGACTGGTTCAAACGTTTCAAAGGTTCTAGCTCTGAGTTGGAGTGCAATGTCCCCGAGTTCCTGGCGGGAAAGGACCTTAAACGACTGAAAAGCCAAGACTTGGAGGGATGTGTGGAAACGCCTCAAATCCAGACCAATCTCTTTAGCTCCAAGCCACAGTCTGGAAAATTCCTTTCCACTGAAAGCCCTGTGGGGGACACCATCCCCAGGTGTTGCCTTGGAGATAATGACAAGTCCTCTATCCTGTCTGGAAAGAGTCGCCAAATCACTAACAACCCCCTCAAGGAAAAGGAGAACATGTCCAAAACTAAATATAAGGATCCGGAAAGAACAAAAAATGAGACCCAAAACAAGCAGAATGATGGACCACTGGGAACCTTGTCGAACACCCTGGAAAAGTCTTTGGAAAACTTAAACCCTGACCTTATAGACAATCTGGAATCATCCACAGcatcaaacaaaaagaaaaagaagtgttcCAAAAAGCCAAAATCAGACACCCACTGCATCAAAGGTCGGGGTTCTAATTTGCAAGTGCTGCACTTTCTCTTCATTCCCATGACCTGGATATCTCTAGCCATGTCTTAG